The sequence GCTCGACACCTCCGTGGCGATCGGTTGGATCGCTGAGGAGACCGGTGCGGAAGTGGTTGCGGTCGCCGTCGATCTCGGGCAGGGCGGTGAGGACCTGGAGACTATCCGCAAGCGCGCGCTCGACTGCGGCGCCGTGGAAGCGGTGGTCGCCGATGCGCGCGACGAGTTCGCCGACGAGTACTGCCTTCCCGCGCTACAGGCGAACGCACTGTACATGGATCGGTACCCACTGGTATCCGCGTTGTCCCGGCCCTTGATCGTCAAGCACCTTGCCGAGGCGGCCAAGTACCACGGGGCTACCACGGTGGCTCACGGCTGCACCGGCAAGGGCAACGACCAGGTCCGTTTCGAGGTGGGAATCGGTGCGCTCGCCCCCGATTTGAACGTACTGGCGCCTGTGCGTGACTTCGCGTGGACCCGGGAGAAGGCGATCGCCTACGCGGAAGAGCGCAATCTTCCGATCGACGTCACGAAGAAGTCGCCGTTCTCGATCGACCAGAACGTGTGGGGTCGTGCCGTGGAGACGGGAATCCTGGAGGATCTCTGGAACGAGCCTCCGAAGGAGGTCTACTCCTACACGCAGGACCCGACGGTTCACTTCCAGGCTCCCGACGAGGTGGTCATCACCTTCAAGAAGGGGGTTCCGGTGGCGATCGACGGCAAGGATGTCACCGTCCTCGAGGCGATCCAGGAGATGAACCGCCGCGCAGGAGCGCACGGCATCGGACGGCTCGACATGGTCGAGGACCGGCTGGTGGGCATCAAGAGCCGTGAGGTCTACGAGGCCCCAGGAGCCATCGCGCTGATCACCGCGCACCAGGAGCTGGAGAACGTCACGGTCGAGCGTGATCTGGCCCGCTTCAAGCGGCAGGTCGAGCAGCGCTGGGGCGAGCTGGTGTACGACGGCCTCTGGTTCTCGCCGTTGAAGGACGCACTCGACGGGTTCGTCGCCAAGGCCCAGGAACACGTGTCCGGGGACATCCGGATGATCCTGCACGGCGGCACCGCGACGGTCACCGGCCGGCGCAGCGACGAGTCGTTGTACGACTTCAACCTCGCCACCTACGACGAGGGTGACACGTTCGACCAGTCGCTGGCCAAGGGTTTCGTGCAGCTGTGGGGCCTACCCAGCAAGATCGCCGCGAAGCGGCAGCAGAGCAAGAACAACTGACGCGACGGCACGAGATGGTGGATCGCTCGGACACGGGCGCGAGTGATCCACCATCCGCTGTTTCTGGAGGGGACACGATGAAGCTGTGGGGTGGACGGTTCGATGGCGGACCGGCGGAGGCGATGGCTGCGCTGTCGGCATCGACCCATTTCGACTGGCGTCTGGCTCCTTACGACATCGCGGGTTCACGTGCCCACGCCCGCGTGCTCCACAGGGCAGGCTTGCTGACCGACAACGAACTCGACGGCATGCTGGCGGCGCTCGACCGCCTCGCGCAGGATGTGGAATCGGGTGCGTTCACACCGACTGTGGCCGATGAGGACGTGCACACGGCGCTGGAGCGGGGGCTGCTCGAACGCGCGGGGGAGGAACTCGGTGGAAAACTGCGGGCAGGCAGGTCCCGCAACGACCAGGTGGCGACTCTGTTCCGCATGTGGTTGCGAGACGCCGCTCGCCGGGTGACGTCCGGAACGCTCGACGTCGTGGACGCGCTCGTCGCGCAGGCGACCCGGCACTCCGGTGCGGTGCTCCCCGGCCGGACGCACCTGCAACACGCGCAACCTGTTCTGCTCGCGCATCACCTGCTCGCTCACGCACAGGCACTGCTTCGCGATGTCGGCCGGCTACAGGACTGGGACGCGCGTGCGGCCGAATCACCGTACGGATCGGGCGCGCTGGCGGGCTCGTCACTGGGTCTCGATCCCGAGGCCGTCGCCCACGAACTGGGTTTTCCGGCCTCGGTGGACAACTCGATCGACGGCACGGCGTCACGTGACTTCGCCGCCGAGTTCAGTTTCGCCGTCGCGATGCTCGGCGTGAATCTGTCGAGGATCGCCGAGGAAGTCATCATCTGGAACACCGCCGAGTTCGGTTACGTGACTCTCGACGACGCCTGGGCCACCGGCAGTTCCATCATGCCGCAGAAGAAGAACCCCGATGTGGCCGAACTGACCAGGGGCAAGGCCGGACGGCTGATCGGCAACCTCACGGGCCTGCTCGCCACGTTGAAGGCGCAGCCCCTCGCCTACAACCGTGACCTCCAGGAGGACAAGGAACCGGTCTTCGACTCCGTGGAGCAGTTGGAGCTGCTCCTTCCCGCCATCGCGGGGATGATCGCGACGCTGACCTTCCACACCGACCGCCTTGCCGAACTGGCGCCCGCAGGGTTCACACTCGCCACCGATATCGCCGAATGGCTGGTTCGGCAGGGTGTTCCTTTCCGCCGCGCACACGAGGCGGCGGGGGAGTGCGTCAGAGTGGCTGAGAGCAGGGACGTGGGCCTGGACCAGCTCACCGACGAGGAACTTGCCAAGATCAACCCGGCCCTGACGCCGGACGTCCGCGCGGTGATCAGCGTCCGTGGGTCTGTGGCATCCCGTGACTCGCGTGGTGGGACGGCTCCCGACCGGGTCGCCGAGCAGAGGGAACGGTTGGTGTCGCGCCTGGCCGATCTTCGTGCGTGGGCGACGCGGTAGGTGGTGCCTCCCACTACTCTGGTCGCGGCGATGTCGGCAAGAGGAGCGCGGTGACGGACGAAGTTGTGGCGGGACGTGTGGTCAGGCGGGAGGACCTCGCTGTCGATCCGGTTGACCTGGCTCTGAGCTTGCTGGGTTACGAGCTGGAGTCGCGCAGTGATCAGGGCACGGTGCGTGTACGTCTGGTCGAGGTGGAGGCGTACCGGGGCCTTGATGATCCCGCGTCCCACTGCTATCGCGGCCGGACCCCCCGCAACGAGGTGATGTGGGGCCCGGCGGGACATCTCTACGTCTACTTCGTCTATGGCATGCATTTCTGTGCGAACGTCGTCGGGCTGAACGACGGTGAACCCGGAGCGGTGTTGCTGCGCGCGGGGGAGGTCGTCGAGGGCAGGGAGCTGGCTCGGTCGCGGAGACCGACGGCACGCGGCGGTGGACTCGTCGCGAAGGGCCCCGCAGTGCTGACCTCCGTGCTGGGGCTCGACCGGGCCCACAACGGGCTCGACCTCACCGACCCGGATTCGCCGGTGCGTCTCCTGGCCGGCGAACCGGTTGGGGCGGAGCACATCAGGTCGGGTCCGCGGGTCGGGGTGGCGGCGGCCAAGGACGTGCCGTGGCGGTTCTGGATCGATGGCTCACCCGCGGTCAGCACGTACCGCCGCAACGGACGTGCCCGGCGTTGAGGGAATCATGGGCGTGCTCAGGCGCGCGGAGCTTTTCGTCCGTGTACCGCCTCGTACTCCGTGACGAGCCAACGGCCGAGGTCGTCGAGAAGTATTCGCATGACGTCCGCGTCCGCGCGTGAACCGAGGCCGGTCGTAGCCGCGAGACGAAACTGCTCGCTCCGTTCGGGGTAGTAGCGTGCAGTGATCTCCGCTGCGCGTCGCAGATCACTGGTCCAACCGCCCCAGCGCGGCATGACGAGGGTGAACGCCGTGCGCACGAGCCGTCGGCCGACTCGTCGTCCCAGCGTTTTGTGTTCGGCCTCCGTCCCGATTTGCCCCGCACGTTCCCGCCACTGAGGAAGCAGCAGGTGGAGGTCGCCGTTGGTCTCGCGCGCGAGCAGCGACGTGGGCCGGTACCGGGGCAGGTTCGCCGCGAGGTCCTCGCCAAGCAACGGGGTGCACAGGCACGCGACGAAGAACCCGCCGTCGTATCGTTCCCGTTCACTGAGTAGGTCGGGCGCGGAGGCGAGGCCGATGGCAGCGCCGTCGATCTGGTCGAACGCAGCGTCCAGGTCGTTCTCGATGGCCTGCACATCCGCGCGGTCGGAGTCGGCAGGTTCCTCCCGGAGCACCAGAAGCACGTCGAGATCCGACACCCCGGGCGTCGCTGTGCCTCGGGGCACACTGCCGTACAGGTAAGCGCTGTGCAACCGATCCGCTCCGAAGGTCGCGGCGATCCGGGCCCGCGCAGCCTCCACCACGGGCCGGAACGTGGGCGCGACGCGCGTGAGGGAGCCCTCGCGGGCGATCGTGCCGTCGGGTCTCAGTCCTCGGGAGTCCACCGAAGCAGTCTGCCGTCCCCAGGGCCGTGGTGTTCTGCGAGGTGAGGAGAATGGAAGTCGTGAGCGAGCACATTCTTGACGAGCTGTCCTGGCGCGGTCTCATCGCGCAGTCCACCGACCTCGATGCGTTGCGGCGAGATCTGGACAGTGGTCCGCTCGTCCTCTATGCGGGGTTCGACCCGACTGCACCGAGCCTGCACGCCGGGCACCTCGTGCAGATGCTCATGCTGCGGCGGTTCCAGAACGCAGGCCACCGGCCGGTCCTGCTCGCAGGAGGAGGAACGGGACTCATCGGTGACCCCAGGGATGTCGGTGAGCGTGTCCTGAACTCCGAGGACCAGGTGAGGGAGTGGGCGAGCAGGCTGCGCGGGCAGCTCGCCCGGTTCGTGGACTTCGACCACCCCGAGGTGCCGCCGATCGAGGTGAACAACCTCGACTGGCTCGGTTCGATGACGGTGCCGACATTCCTGCGCGACATCGGCAAGCACTTCTCGATCAACACGATGCTGGCGCGGGAGACCGTGAAGCGCAGGCTCGTAGGAGATGGCATCTCCTACACCGAGTTCAGCTACATGCTGCTCCAGGCGACCGATTACCGGGAGCTGTTCGATCGTTACGGCGTCCGGCTCCAGGTCGGCGGTTCCGATCAGTGGGGCAACATCGTGGCCGGCGTCGATCTCGTGCGCCGGATTCACGGTGCCCAGGTGCATGCGCTGACGACGCCGCTGATCACGGATTCGGAGGGGCGCAAGCTCGGCAAGTCCACCGGCGGCGGCAACGTGTGGCTCGACCCCGGCATGACTTCGCCGTACGCCTGGTACCAGTACTTCCTCAACCTTCCGGACGCCGACGTCGTGCGCTGCCTGAAGTTGCTCACCTTCCTCGACGAGGACGAGATCGGCGAGCTGGAGACCGCGACACGGGAGCGCCCTGCCGCACGGCAGGCGCAGCGGAGGCTCGCCGAGGAGCTGACCGACCTGGTCCACGGCCCCGAGCAGACCCGGCAGGTCGTCGCCGCGAGTCAGGCTCTGTTCGGGCGCGGTGACCTGCGGGAACTCACGGCGCCGACGTTGGACGCCGCCATGGCCGAGGTGCCCACGGGCGAGGTGAAGCTCGCCGAGAAGCCCACGATCATCGACCTTCTGGTGGCCGGTGGTCTGGTGGACAGCAAGGGGGCAGCTCGTCGCACGGTCAAGGAGGGCGGTGCTTACGTCAACAACACCAAGGTCACTGACGAGGAGTGGGTGCCGGACCTGTCGGACGCATTGCACGGGCGGTGGCTCGTCGTTCGGCGTGGCAAGAAGACCTTGGCCGGAGTCCGCGTCGCGGAGTGACAGCCCGCGAGCGTGAGCCAGGAAGGCCGCCGCCCCCCGCTC comes from Saccharomonospora xinjiangensis XJ-54 and encodes:
- a CDS encoding argininosuccinate synthase — its product is MSERVVLAYSGGLDTSVAIGWIAEETGAEVVAVAVDLGQGGEDLETIRKRALDCGAVEAVVADARDEFADEYCLPALQANALYMDRYPLVSALSRPLIVKHLAEAAKYHGATTVAHGCTGKGNDQVRFEVGIGALAPDLNVLAPVRDFAWTREKAIAYAEERNLPIDVTKKSPFSIDQNVWGRAVETGILEDLWNEPPKEVYSYTQDPTVHFQAPDEVVITFKKGVPVAIDGKDVTVLEAIQEMNRRAGAHGIGRLDMVEDRLVGIKSREVYEAPGAIALITAHQELENVTVERDLARFKRQVEQRWGELVYDGLWFSPLKDALDGFVAKAQEHVSGDIRMILHGGTATVTGRRSDESLYDFNLATYDEGDTFDQSLAKGFVQLWGLPSKIAAKRQQSKNN
- the argH gene encoding argininosuccinate lyase, whose translation is MKLWGGRFDGGPAEAMAALSASTHFDWRLAPYDIAGSRAHARVLHRAGLLTDNELDGMLAALDRLAQDVESGAFTPTVADEDVHTALERGLLERAGEELGGKLRAGRSRNDQVATLFRMWLRDAARRVTSGTLDVVDALVAQATRHSGAVLPGRTHLQHAQPVLLAHHLLAHAQALLRDVGRLQDWDARAAESPYGSGALAGSSLGLDPEAVAHELGFPASVDNSIDGTASRDFAAEFSFAVAMLGVNLSRIAEEVIIWNTAEFGYVTLDDAWATGSSIMPQKKNPDVAELTRGKAGRLIGNLTGLLATLKAQPLAYNRDLQEDKEPVFDSVEQLELLLPAIAGMIATLTFHTDRLAELAPAGFTLATDIAEWLVRQGVPFRRAHEAAGECVRVAESRDVGLDQLTDEELAKINPALTPDVRAVISVRGSVASRDSRGGTAPDRVAEQRERLVSRLADLRAWATR
- a CDS encoding DNA-3-methyladenine glycosylase, with protein sequence MTDEVVAGRVVRREDLAVDPVDLALSLLGYELESRSDQGTVRVRLVEVEAYRGLDDPASHCYRGRTPRNEVMWGPAGHLYVYFVYGMHFCANVVGLNDGEPGAVLLRAGEVVEGRELARSRRPTARGGGLVAKGPAVLTSVLGLDRAHNGLDLTDPDSPVRLLAGEPVGAEHIRSGPRVGVAAAKDVPWRFWIDGSPAVSTYRRNGRARR
- a CDS encoding nucleotidyltransferase domain-containing protein, encoding MDSRGLRPDGTIAREGSLTRVAPTFRPVVEAARARIAATFGADRLHSAYLYGSVPRGTATPGVSDLDVLLVLREEPADSDRADVQAIENDLDAAFDQIDGAAIGLASAPDLLSERERYDGGFFVACLCTPLLGEDLAANLPRYRPTSLLARETNGDLHLLLPQWRERAGQIGTEAEHKTLGRRVGRRLVRTAFTLVMPRWGGWTSDLRRAAEITARYYPERSEQFRLAATTGLGSRADADVMRILLDDLGRWLVTEYEAVHGRKAPRA
- the tyrS gene encoding tyrosine--tRNA ligase, encoding MSEHILDELSWRGLIAQSTDLDALRRDLDSGPLVLYAGFDPTAPSLHAGHLVQMLMLRRFQNAGHRPVLLAGGGTGLIGDPRDVGERVLNSEDQVREWASRLRGQLARFVDFDHPEVPPIEVNNLDWLGSMTVPTFLRDIGKHFSINTMLARETVKRRLVGDGISYTEFSYMLLQATDYRELFDRYGVRLQVGGSDQWGNIVAGVDLVRRIHGAQVHALTTPLITDSEGRKLGKSTGGGNVWLDPGMTSPYAWYQYFLNLPDADVVRCLKLLTFLDEDEIGELETATRERPAARQAQRRLAEELTDLVHGPEQTRQVVAASQALFGRGDLRELTAPTLDAAMAEVPTGEVKLAEKPTIIDLLVAGGLVDSKGAARRTVKEGGAYVNNTKVTDEEWVPDLSDALHGRWLVVRRGKKTLAGVRVAE